The following DNA comes from Camelina sativa cultivar DH55 chromosome 14, Cs, whole genome shotgun sequence.
TCAATATAGGTAGTTCGTTGGAGatttaattcttaaaatatATTCCTCTATCTTGTTGTAATTAACTagatcataaaaataaaaaaatatataaaaaaataaaaaattaacttgTATATTACATTACAAACAAAGTTTAAAATGAAATCTTGAAAGTTAAAAgcctaaatatatatttccgacccaaaaaaatgaataatctatattattaaaacaGGTACTCATGGATCAACTTAGGGCTGGGCATTTGGGTAATCCGTTCGGattcgggtattacccattcgAGTTCgagtaaacgggtttagaaaaatagaactcaTTGGATATTTTTAGGTATAtaggttcggtttggtttgggtactatcggcttcgggtcggtttgggttacaacttttagaacccgattagtatccgaactaccgggtacccaaaaaatataattaaaattagttaaatttagttaaattttgatttatgtgacaaattattttagatattttgatgatttttgatatttaggtataaaactaaatgaaatattcaaaattataatcataattttaggttaattgcattatattaatgataaatattataaatatgtttatatgttagggtttaatgggtacccaaacgggtaccgggtattatccgaccctaacccgaacccacaggtattagaaaatagaactcaatagggttttataggcaaacccgtacccaaccccaaatccagtttttcgggtcgggttccgggttggatattcgggtacggtttttatgcccagacCTAGATCAACTTTTAGACCAagactttgttttggtagtttttaaataaaattgttagaaatcaataattataatacatttGTATATCATGgaattaaaattctctaaccaTTCAAATTAAGTCGGATCCCGAGCGGATCATTTAATACCCGATTAGTTGAGCCGATTATCTCTTCAAATATTTACCGTtgattatcaaaataaaattaaatcttgGCCACTGATTTTTTCAATGGTTTTaatttaaaccatatattttgatttccaaaTCATACAAAATTGCTTGATTACCGAGATTGTTTTTAACtgcaaatttaaaacaattttttgggaTAATCTTGCCTAAATCTTAATCgattagaatatttaattaaagaaaacatatacatcataattaaataaggaaaacgtttaaatacataataaatcaaatctaaatttctgattttttaatattttaggaaaaacaagaaaataatattaaaattaatatttgtatatatttttcctcACAGTTTTAggatcaaataaataaatccagtttatttttttttctaaaaattaactaattacaatttaaaataaaaattaaattaatttaaaaggtattttaaaatagtattcaTTATAGCCTCAATAATATgaagttaattaatatataagatatgtgaaattaataaaaaccaattcaaatttattttaatggatatataaaatcaaattatttgtcAATACTCTCTAAACACACAAGATATGCAAAATATCTTATGTaactaatattttgttattataaataaaaataatatatatttataaaaataaaatatttcatggataacatttgttgtttaagaaaaattattaaaaaatcatttttaaaaaacaaaaaaagaagcaaagaaatttcaatttatatttgtatttctaaatagTAATTACCCTAAATTaagtatttaaaactctaaaattcaataattacaATTGGCTGACTATATTgcattactatatatttatggaaAATTGAATACTAATAAgtagctttttaatttatttactatgaacaaatcttctattgcataagaaaataaaatttatgtcaaaaaatgtgagaaaaacacaaaatttagttatgttcttACCCGAATATTTTGGACAATAAAAATTGtctaatagttaattatttaaaagagaacaatTATGggacataaaaaaatttacggGTAGGGATGAGATGAAACTGGACGGGACAGGACAAGACGGCATGGGACGAGATGTCTTTGTTATTCTAAAATAGTTATGTGTATGTTATATCATGTAAGTAAACCAAATATACTAGTcaacaatatttaaaattttgaattataaaaaaatatataaaccaaacatTTTATGCATTcgaaatatacataaattaattacaatatatgtcTTGTCTTTCCGTGTTGTAGCGCAAGTAGCAAGAGGTATCACctagtttaatttattatatcccctatttatttatttttgtataaagcAGGTTTCAAACACATTAAATAATGACATACAAGTTCAATACACGTACTGACAATTTGTAGCGAGCATAGTTAGGTTGAAACCTCAAAGATAATGTCGAAATTAGAGAAGGTGGTTTCTTATTCAATACAAAAGAGGTTTGTACAATTAGGACTTCAGAGAAATTTAAACCTTATTATAAGACTATCAAGATTTATCTCGAGAGCACGCCTTCAATAGTTGCTACACAAGCATGTGTTGGTATGGCCTTTAATTTATGTGCTAGTTTAAATTTTGAGGccattaatttataaaaagtacTGCCAAACTGCCAATATAGCTCTATTGTTAAAGACTTGTTAAAGTGATCACAATAGGTGGTGGACTCGAACGTAAAGTCCCAATAGCTCTATTGTTGAAGACTCCGCATTTGGAATCTATATCATGAGTCATGGACACATTGTGTAGgtattaattaatgtttttatacaAACCAACTAATTGATGGGGTTCGTTCTCaatttgcttatattttaaaatttttgcttCAATGGAGCCAAATATTAATTCGTCACTACATGCGAAAAATGGTACAAAATTAAGCAAATATTACACATTTAGTCAAAATGTACATCTCAGAAAATGGTTTCGTGATGTGATACATGTCGTAACGCTTGTATACGTTACTAAAATTAAAAGCACTGAGGCTGaaactaacatatttaattCTTCCTACCAAAATGGTGGAACACGTGACAAACCACCATTATGTAAACTTTGTCTTTGTGTGCGGGTATCTATTTTCATATTCTCATAGTTTTAATGGGTATAAGGATGTTTATACCCAACTCGATCTATTGTTATCTACATATGGTATTTTTTTACTAACGTGAATTAGTATAGTTCATTATTACGTATACGTATATAGGTAAGTGGTCCAATTAAGCGACTTCGACGTATGCATTTGTGTACTAAATTGTaaccataagaaaaaaagaaaaaacagataaGTGGTTGCACACTTGCACCATCAAGTCATGACGCCAACTAACTAAAAGATTCACCTAAAAGCCCTCTTTAATGTATTCTCTTTGTTCATTTGggtttataacaaaaacaactttttCATGCATTCGTAAGGGATAAGCAAAATGGCTATCGGAGGATTGGCTCTTGATGACTCGGACGCCGGCAACATTGACGCCAAGTTCACAGCCGCAGTTGTCATGAGTTGCATTGTGGCTGCCTCATGCGGTCTCATATTTGGATACGACATCGGAATCTCAGGTTATAATTCTAGCACACAAAGGATCATCTCATacaacaagtttttaaaatttaagtaaaaaccaaattatactaattaatttaatttttgatttttaaatttaacaaagggGGTGTGACGACTATGAAGCCGTTTCTTGAGAAATTCTTTCCATCAGTTCTTAAAAAAGCTTCGGAAGCTAAGACGAATGTGTACTGCGTCTACGACAGCCAACTTCTTACTGCCTTCACATCTAGCCTCTATGTCGCCGGTTTAGTCGCTTCCTTAGTGGCTGGCCGTCTCACCGCGGCTTATGGTCGCCGCACCACCATGATCCTGNAAGTCATGACGCCAACTAACTAAAAGATTCACCTAAAAGCCCTCTTTAATGTATTCTCTTTGTTCATTTGggtttataacaaaaacaactttttCATGCATTCGTAAGGGATAAGCAAAATGGCTATCGGAGGATTGGCTCTTGATGACTCGGACGCCGGCAACATTGACGCCAAGATCACAGCCACAGTTGTCATGAGTTGCATTGTGGCTGCCTCATGCGGTCTCATATTTGGATACGACATCGGAATCTCAGGTTATAATTCTAGCACACAAAGGATCATCTCATacaacaagtttttaaaatttaagtaaaaaccaaattatactaattaatttaatttttgatttttaaatttaacaaagggGGTGTGACGACTATGAAGCCGTTTCTTGAGAAATTCTTTCCATCAGTTCTTAAAAAAGCTTCGGAAGCTAAGACGAATGTGTACTGCGTCTACGACAGCCAACTTCTTACGGCCTTCACATCTAGCCTCTATGTCGCCGGCTTAGTCGCTTCCTTAGTGGCTGGCCGTCTCACTGCGGCTTATGGTCGCCGCACCACCATGATCCTCGGCGGTTTCACTTTCCTCTTTGGTGCCCTGATCAATGGTTTAGCTGCCAACATAGCCATGCTCATTTCCGGTCGGATTTTGCTAGGATTTGGTGTTGGTTTCACCAACCAGGTAGCTGTAATTCCAATTTCACTAAAGtccataatatatttttgtttgtttgtgtgacaaaattatattatgGAAAAAGTGACAAAATTATACATGGAAAAGTGAGCCATCcgatttataatttagtttctttaattttttttttaaatcacttCCATACTGATATAGTTCGTATGGTTATGGCCTGGTCTCATAAAATTTCATTACTATTATATTTAtgcaataataaaaatatacaactttttaattttttactctTACTAAAACTGTTATGGTCCAGTTTCTGTTTCAGTTTGTTGGTTTGttattacaataaaattatgCGGTTTGTAGACAGTTTAGTTTCGGTTTAACTTGTATTTGGTTTTTGTAAGCAAATCTATTACAAGGtaactaaaatttttgaatGTGAACACGTACGTACGCTAGGCGGCTCCGGTATATCTTTCGGAGGTAGCGCCACCGCGATGGCGTGGAGCATTCAACTCAGGCTTTCAATTCTTCATCGGTGTCGGAGTAGTAGCAGCCAATCTAATAAACTACGGCACGGACAGCCTTCACAACGGCTGGCGCATCTCACTAGGCCTAGCTGCTGTACCAGCCGCGATCATGACCGTCGGATGTCTATTCATTTCCGACACACCTTCTAGCCTCTTGGCCCGTGGGAAACACGAACATGCTCACGCGTCGTTGCTAAAGCTACGTGGCGTCGAAAACATAGCTGATGTGGAAACCGAGCTAGCGGCGTTGGCTAGGTCAAGCCAGCTAGCCATAGAGGCTAGAGCCGAACCTTTTATGAAGACGATATTGGAAAGACGGTATAGGCCTCATCTTGTGGTTGCTGTGGCGATACCATGTTTTCAGCAGTTAACCGGGATCACGGTTAATGCGTTCTACGCGCCGGTTCTGTTTCGATCGGTTGGGTTTGGTTCTGGTCCGGCTCTTATCGCGACCTTGATACTCGGGTTGGTTAATCTTGGTTCGCTTCTTGNNNNNNNNNNNNNNNNNNNNNNNNNNNNNNNNNNNNNNNNNNNNNNNNNNNNNNNNNNNNNNNNNNNNNNNNNNNNNNNNNNNNNNNNNNNNNNNNNNNNNNNNNNNNNNNNNNNNNNNNNNNNNNNNNNNNNNNNNNNNNNNNNNNNNNNNNNNNNNNNNNNNNNNNNNNNNNNNNNNNNNNNNNNNNNNNNNNNNNNNNNNNNNNNNNNNNNNNNNNNNNNNNNNNNNNNNNNNNNNNNNNNNNNNNNNNNNNNNNNNNNNNNNNNNNNNNNNNNNNNNNNNNNNNNNNNNNNNNNNNNNNNNNNNNNNNNNNNNNNNNNNNNNNNNNNNNNNNNNNNNNNNNNNNNNNNNNNNNNNNNNNNNNNNNNNNNNNNNNNNNNNNNNNNNNNNNNNNNNNNNNNNNNNNNNNNNNNNNNNNNNNNNNNNNNNNNNNNNNNNNNNNNNNNNNNNNNNNNNNNNNNNNNNNNNNNNNNNNNNNNNNNNNNNNNNNNNNNNNNNNNNNNNNNNNNNNNNNNNNNNNNNNNNNNNNNNNNNNNNNNNNNNNNNNNNNNNNNNNNNNNNNNNNNNNNNNNNNNNNNNNNNNNNNNNNNNNNNNNNNNNNNNNNNNNNNNNNNNNNNNNNNNNNNNNNNNNNNNNNNNNNNNNNNNNNNNNNNNNNNNNNNNNNNNNNNNNNNNNNNNNNNNNNNNNNNNNNNNNNNNNNNNNNNNNNNNNNNNNNNNNNNNNNNNNNNNNNNNNNNNNNNNNNNNNNNNNNNNNNNNNNNNNNNNNNNNNNNNNNNNNNNNNNNNNNNNNNNNNNNNNNNNNNNNNNNNNNNNNNNNNNNNNNNNNNNNNNNNNNNNNNNNNNNNNNNNNNNNNNNNNNNNNNNNNNNNNNNNNNNNNNNNNNNNNNNNNNNNNNNNNNNNNNNNNNNNNNNNNNNNNNNNNNNNNNNNNNNNNNNNNNNNNNNNNNNNNNNNNNNNNNNNNNNNNNNNNNNNNNNNNNNNNNNNNNNNNNNNNNNNNNNGCTCACGCGTCGTTGCTAAAGCTACGTGGCGTCGAAAACATAGCTGATGTGGAAACCGAGCTAGCGGCGTTGGCTAGGTCAAGCCAGCTAGCCATAGAGGCTAGAGCCGAACCTTTTATGAAGACGATATTGGAAAGACGGTATAGGCCTCATCTTGTGGTTGCTGTGGCGATACCATGTTTTCAACAGTTAACCGGGATCACGGTTAATGCGTTCTACGCGCCGGTTCTGTTTCGATCGGTTGGGTTTGGTTCTGGTCCGGCTCTTATCGCGACCTTGATACTTGGGTTGGTTAATCTTGGTTCGCTTCTTGTCTCAACTATGGTTATTGACCGGTTCGGTAGACGTATACTGTTTGTTGCTGGTGGTATTCAGATGTTTATCTGTCAGGTACGTTCTAAACTTCTAATTAGGTTAAGTTatggattatatatttatgctTATCACCAAGCATGCAAAAATTGATAACTAGGTCATGTACAGGTGGCAGTGGCTGCTTTGCTAGCGGTGACAGAGGGAGCCACCGGGGACGGAGAGATGAAGAAGGGCTACGCCGTGACGGTAGTGGTGTTACTTTGCATATACGCGGCTGGGTTTGGATGGTCATGGGGGCCATTGAGCTGGCTGGTCCCGAGTGAGATATTCCCACTCAAGATGCGGCCGGCTGGTCAGAGCTTAAGCGTGGCCGTGAACTTCGCCGCAACGTTTGCTCTCTCTCAGACGTTCTTGGTAACGCTCTGCGATTTCAAGTACNNNNNNNNNNNNNNNNNNNNNNNNNNNNNNNNNNNNNNNNNNNNNNNNNNNNNNNNNNNNNNNNNNNNNNNNNNNNNNNNNNNNNNNNNNNNNNNNNNNNNNNNNNNNNNNNNNNNNNNNNNNNNNNNNNNNNNNNNNNNNNNNNNNNNNNNNNNNNNNNNNNNNNNNNNNNNNNNNNNNNNNNNNNNNNNNNNNNNNNNNNNNNNNNNNNNNNNNNNNNNNNNNNNNNNNNNNNNNNNNNNNNNNNNNNNNNNNNNNNNNNNNNNNNNNNNNNNNNNNNNNNNNNNNNNNNNNNNNNNNNNNNNNNNNNNNNNNNNNNNNNNNNNNNNNNNNNNNNNNNNNNNNNNNNNNNNNNNNNNNNNNNNNNNNNNNNNNNNNNNNNNNNNNNNNNNNNNNNNNNNNNNNNNNNNNNNNNNNNNNNNNNNNNNNNNNNNNNNNNNNNNNNNNNNNNNNNNNNNNNNNNNNNNNNNNNNNNNNNNNNNNNNNNNNNNNNNNNNNNNNNNNNNNNNNNNNNNNNNNNNNNNNNNNNNNNNNNNNNNNNNNNNNNNNNNNNNNNNNNNNNNNNNNNNNNNNNNNNNNNNNNNNNNNNNNNNNNNNNNNNNNNNNNNNNNNNNNNNNNNNNNNNNNNNNNNNNNNNNNNNNNNNNNNNNNNNNNNNNNNNNNNNNNNNNNNNNNNNNNNNNNNNNNNNNNNNNNNNNNNNNNNNNNNNNNNNNNNNNNNNNNNNNNNNNNNNNNNNNNNNNNNNNNNNNNNNNNNNNNNNNNNNNNNNNNNNNNNNNNNNNNNNNNNNNNNNNNNNNNNNNNNNNNNNNNNNNNNNNNNNNNNNNNNNNNNNNNNNNNNNNNNNNNNNNNNNNNNNNNNNNNNNNNNNNNNNNNNNNNNNNNNNNNNNNNNNNNNNNNNNNNNNNNNNNNNNNNNNNNNNNNNNNNNNNNNNNNNNNNNNNNNNNNNNNNNNNNNNNNNNNNNNNNNNNNNNNNNNNNNNNNNNNNNNNNNNNNNNNNNNNNNNNNNNNNNNNNNNNNNNNNNNNNNNNNNNNNNNNNNNNNNNNNNNNNNNNNNNNNNNNNNNNNNNNNNNNNNNNNNNNNNNNNNNNNNNNNNNNNNNNNNNNNNNNNNNNNNNNNNNNNNNNNNNNNNNNNNNNNNNNNNNNNNNNNNNNNNNNNNNNNNNNNNNNNNNNNNNNNNNNNNNNNNNNNNNNNNNNNNNNNNNNNNNNNNNNNNNNNNNNNNNNNNNNNNNNNNNNNNNNNNNNNNNNNNNNNNNNNNNNNNNNNNNNNNNNNNNNNNNNNNNNNNNNNNNNNNNNNNNNNNNNNNNNNNNNNNNNNNNNNNNNNNNNNNNNNNNNNNNNNNNNNNNNNNNNNNNNNNNNNNNNNNNNNNNNNNNNNNNNNNNNNNNNNNNNNNNNNNNNNNNNNNNNNNNNNNNNNNNNNNNNNNNNNNNNNNNNNNNNNNNNNNNNNNNNNNNNNNNNNNNNNNNNNNNNNNNNNNNNNNNNNNNNNNNNNNNNNNNNNNNNNNNNNNNNNNNNNNNNNNNNNNNNNNNNNNNNNNNNNNNNNNNNNNNNNNNNNNNNNNNNNNNNNNNNNNNNNNNNNNNNNNNNNNNNNNNNNNNNNNNNNNNNNNNNNNNNNNNNNNNNNNNNNNNNNNNNNNNNNNNNNNNNNNNNNNNNNNNNNNNNNNNNNNNNNNNNNNNNNNNNNNNNNNNNNNNNNNNNNNNNNNNNNNNNNNNNNNNNNNNNNNNNNNNNNNNNNNNNNNNNNNNNNNNNNNNNNNNNNNNNNNNNNNNNNNNNNNNNNNNNNNNNNNNNNNNNNNNNNNNNNNNNNNNNNNNNNNNNNNNNNNNNNNNNNNNNNNNNNNNNNNNNNNNNNNNNNNNNNNNNNNNNNNNNNNNNNNNNNNNNNNNNNNNNNNNNNNNNNNNNNNNNNNNNNNNNNNNNNNNNNNNNNNNNNNNNNNNNNNNNNNNNNNNNNNNNNNNNNNNNNNNNNNNNNNNNNNNNNNNNNNNNNNNNNNNNNNNNNNNNNNNNNNNNNNNNNNNNNNNNNNNNNNNNNNNNNNNNNNNNNNNNNNNNNNNNNNNNNNNNNNNNNNNNNNNNNNNNNNNNNNNNNNNNNNNNNNNNNNNNNNNNNNNNNNNNNNNNNNNNNNNNNNNNNNNNNNNNNNNNNNNNNNNNNNNNNNNNNNNNNNNNNNNNNNNNNNNNNNNNNNNNNNNNNNNNNNNNNNNNNNNNNNNNNNNNNNNNNNNNNNNNNNNNNNNNNNNNNNNNNNNNNNNNNNNNNNNNNNNNNNNNNNNNNNNNNNNNNNNNNNNNNNNNNNNNNNNNNNNNNNNNNNNNNNNNNNNNNNNNNNNNNNNNNNNNNNNNNNNNNNNNNNNNNNNNNNNNNNNNNNNNNNNNNNNNNNNNNNNNNNNNNNNNNNNNNNNNNNNNNNNNNNNNNNNNNNNNNNNNNNNNNNNNNNNNNNNNNNNNNNNNNNNNNNNNNNNNNNNNNNNNNNNNNNNNNNNNNNNNNNNNNNNNNNNNNNNNNNNNNNNNNNNNNNNNNNNNNNNNNNNNNNNNNNNNNNNNNNNNNNNNNNNNNNNNNNNNNNNTAGTCATGTACAGGTGGCAGTGGCTGCGTTGCTAGCGGTGACAGAGGGAGCCACCGGGGACGGAGAGATGAAGAAGGGCTACGCCGTGACGGTAGTGGTGTTACTTTGCATATACGCGGCTGGGTTTGGATGGTCATGGGGGCCATTGAGCTGGCTGGTCCCGAGTGAGATATTCCCACTCAAGATGCGGCCGGCTGGTCAGAGCTTAAGCGTGGCCGTGAACTTCGCCGCAACGTTTGCTCTCTCTCAGACGTTCTTGGTAACGCTCTGCGATTTCAAGTACGGTGCGTTCTTGTTTTATGGCGGTTGGATCTTTATAATGACGTTATTCGTCATCATGCTCTTGCCAGAGACAAAAGGGATCCCTGTGGATTCCATGTATCAAGTTTGGGAGAAGCATTGGTATTGGCAACGGTTTACTAAACCGACGTCAACTTGAAAGATGCAAACTTGCAATGGTTTACATTTTCCATGGATTATGATTATTAGTTAGCATTGAAAGGATATAAGACATGTAAAATACTTACATTCATCAAATTAGTatagtatgtatattttgaCTGGAATCTTTATATTgttatgtaattaattattttcaagcaGTGTATATTTTAGACTTTTTAGTTGTATTTTGATATCTTACAAAATAACGTGCAAAAGAGTTTCATTATAGGTTATCTAgcaaattgaaaatttgaaattgggttagtttacaaaaatatttaggacTCATTTACAATACGGAATATAAACCGtgaagttttcttcttttaatacaCTTTACACATAATCACATGAGCTTATAGACGAGTAGGGAGCAAAGCAAATAAGTCCGATAGTAGGTGAAAGAAGCAGAAGGCGGACGACGAGAGGTAAAATTCGCATAtacatttcattttttctctttatgtGAGTGTAGCTTGTTTTAGACGATGTTATTCCAATCAAGAGACTGATTTTGTATTTGGACAaatctgatttattttgtaGGTCGGAGGAAAACAATAATTGGTTAAAGAAGCAAAAAATGAgataaagtttatatatatttttttcttatgtgtGTAACTTGTTCTAGACGATGCTATACCAATAGAACCCATATTGTGGGTCATCTTTAACCTTGTTTACTTTGTAGTTGACTGAATGCTATGAGAACTGAGATTATGTCATGTATTGTTTGGATTCTCATAAAAGAATTCAAGCGTTCAACAATAAAGCatgtattatacatattttttgaaaaatgatttaCCTAAACATGTTTAGTTCGCATAAGCATTCCGAAAATACCTATATCTATGTTTTCTGGATTAAAATATATGGACTCTCTGAATCTGATCATCTGGATTAAAATATATGGACTCTCTGAATCTGATCAAATATTCTTCAATCAACCATATCCATAAAAAATCACAACTATagggaaaaaatattatttttctatttgtttttgtaacgttgcaagtttttaatattatcCTATATATCTGCTTTCAAGCCCATAAAATAAGCCCATCGCCTTCCCACAACCCATACTATCCAAATCATTACGGTTCCCAAAGCAGAAGAATCAAAAAGATtcattaaaag
Coding sequences within:
- the LOC104742014 gene encoding sugar transport protein 5-like; the protein is MAIGGLALDDSDAGNIDAKITATVVMSCIVAASCGLIFGYDIGISGGVTTMKPFLEKFFPSVLKKASEAKTNVYCVYDSQLLTAFTSSLYVAGLVASLVAGRLTAAYGRRTTMILGGFTFLFGALINGLAANIAMLISGRILLGFGVGFTNQAAPVYLSEVAPPRWRGAFNSGFQFFIGVGVVAANLINYGTDSLHNGWRISLGLAAVPAAIMTVGCLFISDTPSSLLARGKHEHAHASLLKLRGVENIADVETELAALARSSQLAIEARAEPFMKTILERRYRPHLVVAVAIPCFQQLTGITVNAFYAPVLFRSVGFGSGPALIATLILGLVNLGSLLVSTMVIDRFGRRILFVAGGIQMFICQVAVAALLAVTEGATGDGEMKKGYAVTVVVLLCIYAAGFGWSWGPLSWLVPSEIFPLKMRPAGQSLSVAVNFAATFALSQTFLVTLCDFKYGAFLFYGGWIFIMTLFVIMLLPETKGIPVDSMYQVWEKHWYWQRFTKPTST
- the LOC104743789 gene encoding sugar transport protein 5-like gives rise to the protein MAIGGLALDDSDAGNIDAKFTAAVVMSCIVAASCGLIFGYDIGISGGVTTMKPFLEKFFPSVLKKASEAKTNVYCVYDSQLLTAFTSSLYVAGLVASLVAGRLTAAYGRRTTMILXVMTPTN